A genomic region of Deltaproteobacteria bacterium contains the following coding sequences:
- a CDS encoding dodecin family protein encodes MWIAKVNELIGSSSEGFEDAACSVLLRANRTLRGITGIEVLEKRVKVEDGRIAEYRVRLRLVFDMAPETELHW; translated from the coding sequence GTGTGGATCGCCAAGGTCAACGAGCTGATCGGCTCCTCGAGCGAGGGCTTCGAGGACGCCGCCTGCAGCGTCCTGCTGCGCGCCAACCGCACCCTGCGCGGGATCACGGGCATCGAGGTGCTCGAGAAGCGCGTCAAGGTCGAGGACGGGCGGATCGCCGAGTACCGCGTGCGCCTGCGGCTCGTCTTCGACATGGCGCCCGAGACCGAGCTGCACTGGTAG